From Cellvibrio zantedeschiae, the proteins below share one genomic window:
- the queA gene encoding tRNA preQ1(34) S-adenosylmethionine ribosyltransferase-isomerase QueA, whose product MRRQDFFYDLPDSLIARAPTAERRGSRLLHLDGPTGALTHRQFPELLDLINPGDLMVFNDTRVIPARIFGQKESGGQVEILVERVLDTHRVLTHTRASKAPRPGTYVILEDGTRLKMVARHDALFEWQFETEETALSVLDRIGHMPLPPYIDREDAASDRERYQTVYGKNQGAVAAPTAGLHFDELMLEQLRSKGVQIAFVTLHVGAGTFQPVRANDISEHHMHSEVMDLSEEVAELVRKTKAAGNRVIAVGTTSVRCLESAAQGFNNPEHKGQIHPYQGETEIFIFPSYQFQVVDALITNFHLPESTLLMLVSAFAGYSHTMNAYKEAVANQYRFFSYGDAMFVTKNPDAVMETP is encoded by the coding sequence ATGCGCCGTCAAGATTTCTTCTACGATTTGCCAGATTCGCTGATTGCCCGCGCTCCTACTGCCGAGCGCCGGGGTAGCCGTTTATTACATTTGGATGGACCGACCGGTGCCTTAACACACCGTCAATTTCCCGAATTACTGGACCTTATCAATCCCGGCGACTTAATGGTGTTTAACGATACCCGCGTAATCCCTGCCCGTATTTTTGGTCAAAAAGAGTCCGGTGGTCAGGTTGAGATTCTGGTGGAGCGCGTGCTCGACACGCATCGTGTACTTACCCATACGCGTGCCAGCAAAGCACCCCGCCCAGGCACCTACGTGATTTTAGAAGATGGCACCCGCTTGAAGATGGTTGCCCGCCACGACGCTTTATTTGAATGGCAGTTTGAAACTGAAGAAACCGCGCTTTCGGTGTTGGACCGTATCGGCCATATGCCTCTGCCTCCCTATATAGACCGGGAAGACGCGGCGAGTGATCGTGAGCGATACCAAACTGTTTACGGCAAAAATCAGGGTGCAGTGGCGGCTCCGACTGCCGGGCTTCATTTTGATGAATTAATGTTGGAACAATTGCGTTCCAAAGGTGTACAGATCGCGTTTGTTACCCTGCATGTGGGTGCCGGTACTTTTCAGCCCGTTCGCGCGAATGACATCTCGGAACACCATATGCATTCCGAAGTAATGGATTTATCTGAAGAGGTTGCCGAGCTCGTTCGAAAAACCAAAGCGGCTGGCAACAGAGTTATAGCCGTGGGAACAACCAGCGTGCGCTGCCTAGAGTCAGCCGCTCAGGGTTTCAACAATCCAGAGCACAAAGGCCAGATCCATCCCTACCAGGGTGAAACGGAAATCTTTATTTTCCCAAGCTACCAATTTCAGGTAGTGGATGCCCTCATAACCAACTTCCACTTGCCCGAATCCACCTTATTGATGTTGGTGTCTGCTTTCGCCGGCTATTCACATACCATGAATGCCTACAAAGAAGCAGTTGCCAACCAATACCGTTTTTTCAGTTACGGCGATGCCATGTTTGTGACGAAGAATCCAGATGCGGTAATGGAAAC
- a CDS encoding outer membrane beta-barrel protein — protein sequence MTKQKILVSTLLASLIGMSSNTFAAEDHGFTFGIDYGKTEAKKYCDNIVSCDDTDKGPKIEIGYEFNKTFGVELGYTSFGTIFDTNDNSVQIKQESNAITLSVLGNVPIGQYFGIYGRVGYARYDTNNSGVVEGVALKDEHGNTPVWGAGIKFNASEQFALRLEYQNYSDLSDQPGHKDDVKGLFAGGVYRF from the coding sequence ATGACTAAACAAAAAATTTTAGTAAGTACGTTGTTAGCAAGTTTGATTGGTATGTCGTCAAATACTTTTGCTGCGGAAGACCATGGTTTTACCTTTGGTATTGATTATGGGAAAACCGAAGCAAAAAAATATTGCGATAATATTGTGAGCTGCGACGACACGGATAAGGGTCCAAAAATTGAAATAGGATATGAATTTAACAAAACTTTTGGAGTTGAATTGGGCTATACCAGTTTTGGTACTATTTTCGATACTAATGACAATTCAGTACAAATTAAGCAGGAGTCTAATGCAATAACCTTAAGTGTGTTGGGTAATGTACCCATCGGCCAATATTTTGGTATCTATGGCCGTGTAGGTTATGCCCGCTATGACACAAATAACTCAGGTGTTGTTGAAGGTGTAGCACTTAAAGATGAGCACGGTAATACACCGGTTTGGGGTGCGGGTATTAAATTCAATGCAAGTGAACAATTTGCGTTGCGCCTTGAATATCAAAACTATTCAGACCTGTCAGATCAGCCAGGACATAAGGACGATGTAAAAGGATTGTTTGCCGGTGGGGTTTACCGTTTTTAA
- a CDS encoding endonuclease/exonuclease/phosphatase family protein, giving the protein MTSIINPGVKAEWPELQTVHSLRILTLNTHKGFTTFNRRFILPELREAVRQMSTDVVFLQEVLGTNTQHPERYPNWPVAPQYEFLADSMWSDFSYGRNAVYPHGDHGNALLSKFPIIRYENINVSVGTIEQRGLLHSVLYVPGQKEVHAICVHLGLRESHRRQQLELLGKLLDSLPADAPVIIAGDFNDWRKRADSMLAPFGMKEAFVNEFGSPARSFPARLPLLCLDRVYVRNATTHDPVVLHKRPWSHLSDHVPLAVEIRL; this is encoded by the coding sequence ATGACATCAATTATTAATCCTGGTGTTAAGGCAGAATGGCCTGAATTACAAACTGTTCATTCGCTGCGTATTTTAACGCTTAATACGCACAAAGGTTTTACTACGTTTAATCGCCGCTTTATTTTGCCTGAATTGCGCGAAGCGGTCAGGCAAATGTCAACAGATGTGGTTTTCCTCCAGGAAGTACTTGGTACTAACACGCAACATCCGGAGCGTTACCCCAATTGGCCGGTAGCTCCGCAATACGAATTTTTGGCAGATAGTATGTGGTCAGATTTTTCCTACGGGCGCAACGCAGTTTATCCGCACGGAGATCATGGCAATGCGCTGCTTTCCAAATTTCCTATTATCCGTTACGAGAATATTAATGTGTCGGTGGGAACTATAGAACAGCGTGGGCTTTTGCATTCGGTGCTCTACGTGCCGGGGCAAAAAGAAGTTCATGCTATTTGCGTGCATTTGGGATTGCGTGAATCTCATCGCCGTCAACAATTGGAGTTGCTAGGAAAATTATTGGATAGTTTGCCCGCAGATGCACCCGTAATTATCGCGGGTGACTTTAACGATTGGCGAAAGCGAGCAGATTCAATGCTCGCGCCTTTTGGCATGAAAGAAGCTTTTGTTAATGAGTTTGGTTCGCCAGCACGAAGCTTTCCTGCACGCTTACCCTTGTTATGTCTGGATCGGGTTTATGTTCGCAACGCCACTACCCATGATCCCGTTGTTTTGCACAAACGTCCTTGGTCGCATCTATCGGACCATGTTCCTCTGGCAGTGGAGATAAGGTTATGA
- the clsB gene encoding cardiolipin synthase ClsB yields MSDHWREGNSIDLLINGEEFFPRVFECISKAKREVLLETFILNEDKIGKELQQVLISTAKRGVRVEVTVDDYGTADLSTEFINDMLNAGVKLHVFDPTPRLLGVRVNMFRRLHRKIVVVDAEDAFVGGINYSADHLASFGPTAKQDYAVHVRGPIVLDIHEACLKLLRQGSPRKKKHLEDTKLTPAIDLAGNSKMLLAVRDNVWHTRDIERHYLRAIHGARHRLLIANAYFFPGYRLLRALRRAARRGVEVTLILQGRPDMAWVSMCTRLLYSYLLKEGIVIHEYCQRPLHGKVALADDEWATIGSSNLDPLSLALNLEANLVIEDRAFNQRLYKHLQGLAKAHCKPIDVKIAEHGYWWRLPLIFLSFHFLRSFPKIAGWFPTHSPEVQLLSPDSPSTPVKSVKKATPEKKSTADKTAWENSVRDAEKIS; encoded by the coding sequence ATGAGTGATCATTGGCGTGAAGGAAACAGTATCGATTTATTAATTAATGGCGAAGAATTTTTTCCCCGTGTCTTTGAATGTATTAGTAAAGCCAAGCGCGAGGTTTTACTTGAAACCTTTATTTTAAACGAAGATAAAATTGGCAAGGAATTACAACAGGTACTGATCAGCACAGCGAAACGCGGTGTACGGGTTGAAGTGACTGTGGATGATTACGGCACTGCCGATTTAAGCACGGAATTTATTAATGACATGCTTAATGCTGGCGTTAAATTGCATGTGTTTGATCCAACGCCACGTTTGTTAGGCGTGCGCGTTAATATGTTTCGTCGTTTGCACAGGAAAATTGTGGTGGTTGATGCAGAAGATGCATTTGTAGGTGGAATTAATTATTCAGCAGATCACCTGGCTTCTTTTGGCCCAACGGCAAAACAGGATTATGCCGTGCACGTACGTGGGCCTATTGTTCTGGATATCCACGAAGCTTGTTTGAAATTATTGAGGCAGGGATCCCCCCGTAAGAAAAAACATTTAGAAGATACCAAGTTAACCCCTGCAATAGATCTCGCGGGCAACAGTAAAATGTTACTAGCAGTACGCGATAACGTTTGGCACACCAGAGATATTGAGCGGCATTATTTGCGCGCTATCCACGGGGCTCGGCACAGATTATTAATTGCTAACGCCTATTTCTTTCCAGGCTATCGTTTGTTGCGTGCTTTACGCAGAGCTGCACGCCGAGGCGTTGAAGTTACGTTGATTTTGCAAGGCCGCCCCGATATGGCCTGGGTGTCTATGTGCACACGTTTGCTCTATAGCTATTTATTGAAAGAGGGAATTGTTATTCACGAGTACTGCCAGCGACCTTTGCACGGCAAAGTTGCTTTGGCTGACGATGAATGGGCTACGATTGGCTCCAGTAATTTGGATCCATTAAGTCTTGCGTTGAATTTAGAAGCCAATTTGGTGATTGAAGATAGGGCTTTTAATCAGCGGCTTTACAAACATTTGCAAGGTTTAGCTAAAGCCCATTGCAAACCCATAGATGTGAAAATAGCGGAGCACGGTTATTGGTGGCGCTTGCCATTGATATTTTTGAGCTTTCACTTTCTGCGCAGCTTTCCCAAAATTGCTGGCTGGTTTCCGACACATTCACCAGAGGTGCAATTACTTTCTCCCGATTCGCCATCAACACCCGTAAAATCTGTGAAAAAAGCAACGCCGGAGAAAAAATCTACCGCTGATAAAACGGCTTGGGAAAACTCTGTGCGCGACGCCGAGAAAATATCATGA
- a CDS encoding lysylphosphatidylglycerol synthase domain-containing protein translates to MSREKLWKWTKRVLTLFFFILVPIFLFMLIKHVDWHEVKEALQNLKPTSLLLGLLVALISYNVYGSYDVLGRKYAGHSLPIRQILCVAQVCYAFTLNLSYWVGGFALRFRLYSRLGLDTPTITKVFSLSVITNWLGYTLLAGIIFSLRLPDLPENWKIGETGLQLVGVVLLLIASTYLLACKFSRRRSWKFRKHEINLPAFTLALTQATLAAINWSLMALLVYILLPAKVDYLTVLSTLLISSLAGAIAHIPAGLGVLEAVFVAMLQHKLSHGSIIAALIGYRVIYFLIPLGVATITYLILESRAKKLRANNVAEKSSNNSSPSSSFGTQP, encoded by the coding sequence ATGAGCCGAGAGAAGCTCTGGAAGTGGACAAAACGCGTTTTAACACTGTTTTTTTTTATCCTTGTTCCCATTTTTTTATTTATGCTGATCAAACATGTTGATTGGCATGAAGTCAAAGAAGCCCTGCAAAATTTAAAACCAACGAGTTTACTCCTCGGCTTGCTGGTCGCTTTAATAAGTTACAACGTGTACGGCAGTTATGATGTGCTAGGGCGAAAATACGCCGGACATTCTCTTCCTATTCGCCAGATATTGTGTGTGGCGCAAGTGTGCTATGCCTTTACTTTAAATTTGAGTTATTGGGTGGGCGGCTTTGCGTTGCGGTTTCGCTTGTATTCCCGGTTGGGTTTGGACACCCCTACAATCACCAAAGTTTTCTCCCTGAGTGTGATTACTAATTGGCTGGGTTACACGCTGCTTGCGGGAATTATTTTCTCGTTGCGATTGCCGGATTTGCCCGAGAATTGGAAAATCGGTGAAACGGGCTTGCAGCTCGTTGGCGTTGTGTTGCTGTTGATTGCTTCAACTTATTTGTTAGCGTGCAAATTTTCGCGGCGGCGCTCATGGAAGTTCAGGAAGCACGAAATTAATTTACCTGCGTTCACTCTTGCTCTCACCCAAGCAACTCTGGCTGCTATTAATTGGTCTTTAATGGCTTTGCTTGTTTATATTTTGCTACCAGCGAAAGTTGATTATCTTACGGTATTAAGCACTTTATTGATCAGTAGTTTGGCGGGCGCTATTGCGCATATTCCTGCAGGCTTAGGGGTGTTGGAGGCGGTGTTCGTAGCCATGCTACAACACAAATTGTCGCACGGCTCGATTATTGCCGCACTTATAGGCTACCGTGTTATTTATTTCTTAATTCCTTTGGGAGTTGCAACGATTACTTATCTCATTCTTGAAAGCCGCGCTAAAAAATTGCGGGCTAATAATGTTGCTGAAAAAAGTTCAAACAATTCGTCACCGTCTTCCTCTTTTGGTACGCAGCCTTAA
- the flhA gene encoding flagellar biosynthesis protein FlhA, with product MAIPTFSQLNNVGGRSALDSFRGIGKGAFGIPIMLMILLAMLVLPIPPLLLDAFFSFNIALSLVVLLVSVYAQRPLDFAAFPTILLIATLLRLGMNVASTRVILINGHEGGHAAGKVIESFGEVVIGGNYTVGLVVFIILMIINFVVVTKGAGRISEVSARFTLDAMPGKQMAIDADLNAGLIDQDQARHRRQEVAAEADFYGAMDGASKFVKGDAIAGIMIMLINIFGGLAVGILQHDLPFMEALQKYTLLTIGDGLVAQIPGLLLSVASAILVTRVNTAQDMGKQVVDQLFASPKALAVSAGILIVMGLIPGMPHVAFLGLGLVCAAIAYYIYWKKEQPAAVDEGSFIPSGSRLAQELNNANQPTNMGGGGATLAPQRTPPALPQGSAPETPELGWDDVQPVDVIGLEVGYRLIPMVDKNQGGELLGRIKGVRKKLSQEMGFLIPSVHIRDNLDLMPTGYRISLMGVAIAEAEVYPDRELAINPGQVFGNLDGVKTKDPAFGLDAVWISSSQKEQAQTLGYTVVDPSTVVATHLNQILQNHTHELLGHEDVQKLLDMLAKTSPKLVEELVPGTISLNVLLKVLQTLLRERVPIRDIRSIAEALAGASGKSQDPVALTALARVALCRQIVQNIIGNEQNLPVVTIDPSLEQLLLSTVQQAQKAGADDGAFIEPGLADRLQESLIQAAQKQEMAGKPLVLLVAAPLRMMMSRFLRHSLPDMRVLAYTEIPDNKQITIDASVGADR from the coding sequence ATGGCCATACCAACGTTTAGTCAGTTGAACAATGTCGGCGGCAGATCAGCCCTCGATTCTTTCCGTGGAATAGGCAAGGGCGCATTCGGTATTCCGATCATGCTCATGATCTTGCTGGCCATGTTGGTGCTGCCGATTCCGCCGCTGTTATTAGATGCCTTTTTCTCGTTTAACATCGCACTTTCCCTCGTGGTTTTGCTCGTCAGTGTATACGCCCAGCGCCCGCTGGATTTTGCTGCTTTCCCGACTATTTTGCTGATTGCGACCTTGCTGCGTTTGGGTATGAACGTGGCCTCGACCCGTGTGATTTTGATTAATGGTCATGAAGGCGGCCACGCCGCCGGTAAGGTAATTGAGTCTTTCGGTGAGGTGGTGATTGGCGGTAATTACACCGTAGGTTTGGTGGTATTTATCATTTTGATGATCATCAACTTTGTGGTGGTCACCAAGGGTGCTGGCCGTATTTCTGAAGTAAGTGCGCGCTTCACCCTGGACGCAATGCCCGGTAAGCAAATGGCGATCGATGCAGACTTGAACGCCGGTTTGATCGATCAAGACCAAGCGCGTCATCGCCGTCAGGAAGTTGCCGCGGAAGCAGATTTCTACGGCGCAATGGATGGTGCGAGCAAGTTCGTAAAAGGCGATGCCATTGCGGGCATCATGATCATGCTGATCAATATTTTTGGCGGCTTGGCCGTGGGGATTTTGCAGCACGATTTGCCGTTTATGGAAGCGCTGCAAAAGTACACGCTGTTGACCATTGGTGACGGCCTGGTAGCGCAAATTCCTGGTCTTTTACTTTCTGTTGCCTCTGCGATTTTGGTGACTCGTGTAAACACTGCGCAGGACATGGGTAAGCAGGTTGTTGATCAACTTTTTGCATCGCCCAAAGCCTTGGCTGTGTCTGCCGGTATCTTGATTGTGATGGGTCTGATTCCCGGCATGCCCCACGTTGCATTCCTCGGGTTGGGCTTGGTGTGCGCGGCTATTGCTTACTACATCTATTGGAAAAAAGAACAGCCTGCCGCGGTAGATGAAGGTTCATTTATTCCCTCCGGCAGCCGCTTGGCACAGGAGCTTAATAACGCTAACCAACCCACCAATATGGGTGGTGGCGGTGCTACCTTGGCTCCACAGCGTACGCCACCAGCCTTGCCCCAGGGCTCCGCCCCAGAAACACCTGAGTTGGGCTGGGATGATGTACAGCCTGTAGATGTCATAGGTCTTGAAGTTGGCTATCGCCTCATCCCAATGGTGGACAAAAACCAGGGCGGTGAATTGCTTGGCCGAATCAAAGGTGTCCGTAAAAAGCTCTCACAAGAAATGGGCTTTTTAATTCCATCCGTACACATCCGCGATAACCTTGACTTAATGCCAACTGGATATCGCATTAGTTTAATGGGCGTAGCTATTGCAGAAGCAGAGGTTTATCCCGACCGCGAATTGGCGATTAATCCTGGGCAAGTATTCGGCAATCTGGATGGTGTGAAAACTAAAGATCCCGCGTTTGGGTTAGATGCTGTCTGGATTAGTTCCAGCCAGAAAGAACAGGCGCAGACCTTGGGTTATACCGTGGTTGACCCGAGTACTGTGGTAGCGACCCACCTCAATCAAATCCTGCAAAACCACACCCATGAATTGCTCGGCCACGAAGATGTGCAGAAGCTGTTGGACATGCTGGCCAAGACTTCGCCCAAGCTTGTGGAGGAATTGGTACCTGGCACTATCAGCCTCAACGTACTCTTAAAAGTCTTGCAAACCTTGCTGCGCGAACGTGTACCTATCCGCGATATTCGCTCCATCGCTGAAGCTTTGGCGGGTGCTAGTGGCAAGAGTCAAGATCCCGTCGCTTTGACTGCTCTGGCCCGTGTTGCGCTCTGCCGTCAAATTGTCCAAAACATCATTGGAAACGAGCAAAACCTGCCTGTTGTAACGATTGATCCGAGCTTGGAACAGTTATTGCTGAGTACCGTTCAGCAGGCACAAAAAGCTGGCGCTGATGACGGCGCGTTTATTGAGCCCGGCTTGGCTGATCGCCTGCAAGAGTCCTTGATTCAAGCGGCGCAAAAGCAAGAGATGGCGGGGAAACCCTTGGTGTTACTGGTGGCAGCGCCACTGCGGATGATGATGTCGCGCTTCCTGCGTCACAGCCTTCCCGATATGCGCGTACTGGCTTACACCGAAATCCCGGACAACAAACAAATTACGATTGATGCGAGTGTGGGTGCAGACCGCTAG
- the flhF gene encoding flagellar biosynthesis protein FlhF, with protein sequence MQVKRFVAADMRRALELVRQELGPDAIILSSGRVPEGVELLTTTGSDSELAQLQQQPLGRMALASASPMMSDGAWAETEVIERAAKQHVNSSFASTLAASKSGSSNSGKSGKQLVDDIEQARLRMLASQKAEESAKEFLVGKNTVVNASIPRHAAAAKTPVTQPQAAVIKVETKSSRPQGRKAVAAPVETKVDAKAKSIMSAAERYPLVDDEDKVSLNSKSDRAPAYAANQANELHELQAEIADMRFLLEQQLDRLTGTTTPAANSPVLGSVGRRLERLGLPSALVGNVLNRCTKTKSVSDAWPDALANLAHQLPVAGRDIVDQGGVFAFVGPTGVGKTTTIGKLAARYVLQHGADKVALITTDTYRIAAHDQLRSLARILRVPVRVVDESNSLESLLRSLRHCSLILIDTAGFRHGDPHLKAQLKALADQPQVKSLLVLSCNSQEQMLKASVHAYGAARLQGCVLTKLDETASMGEALGVVAQNRLPVVYTTDGQDIPKNIEVARAHQLVAKAVALLKTNPASAVS encoded by the coding sequence ATGCAAGTTAAACGTTTCGTAGCCGCTGATATGCGCCGTGCGTTAGAACTGGTCCGCCAAGAGCTGGGCCCAGATGCAATTATTCTCTCGAGTGGCCGCGTGCCGGAAGGTGTGGAGCTGCTGACAACTACAGGTTCAGACAGCGAACTTGCGCAACTGCAACAACAGCCGTTAGGCAGAATGGCCTTGGCCAGTGCATCTCCAATGATGAGCGATGGTGCTTGGGCAGAAACCGAAGTTATCGAGCGCGCCGCTAAACAGCACGTTAATAGCAGTTTTGCATCCACCTTGGCGGCATCCAAATCCGGTAGCAGTAATTCAGGTAAATCTGGCAAGCAATTAGTTGATGATATCGAGCAAGCACGTTTGCGTATGCTCGCCAGTCAAAAAGCTGAAGAGTCTGCAAAAGAATTTTTGGTAGGCAAAAATACGGTGGTGAATGCGAGTATCCCAAGACACGCTGCCGCCGCTAAAACCCCTGTTACTCAACCACAAGCAGCTGTTATCAAAGTTGAAACCAAATCCAGTCGCCCACAAGGTCGCAAAGCAGTTGCTGCCCCGGTAGAGACTAAAGTAGACGCTAAAGCCAAATCGATTATGAGTGCCGCTGAACGCTATCCTTTGGTGGATGACGAAGATAAGGTTTCCTTGAATAGCAAATCTGATCGCGCGCCTGCTTACGCTGCTAACCAAGCGAATGAACTGCACGAACTGCAAGCTGAAATCGCGGATATGCGCTTTCTGCTTGAACAACAACTTGATCGCCTAACCGGTACCACAACGCCGGCCGCCAACTCTCCCGTGTTGGGCAGTGTAGGGCGTCGTTTGGAGCGTTTGGGTTTGCCTTCGGCTCTGGTTGGAAATGTATTGAACCGCTGCACAAAAACTAAATCGGTGAGTGATGCCTGGCCAGATGCTTTGGCAAACCTGGCTCATCAATTACCTGTTGCTGGCCGCGATATAGTTGATCAAGGCGGTGTGTTTGCGTTTGTCGGCCCAACCGGCGTTGGCAAAACTACTACCATCGGCAAGCTTGCTGCGCGTTATGTATTGCAGCACGGCGCTGACAAAGTTGCCTTGATTACTACAGATACTTATCGCATTGCAGCGCACGACCAATTGCGTTCACTTGCACGTATTTTGCGAGTGCCTGTGCGCGTAGTGGATGAAAGTAATTCGTTGGAAAGCCTGTTGCGCAGTTTGCGTCACTGTTCATTGATTTTGATTGATACAGCAGGCTTTCGTCATGGGGATCCGCACCTGAAGGCACAATTAAAAGCCTTGGCAGATCAGCCACAAGTGAAGAGTTTGTTAGTTCTTTCCTGCAATAGCCAAGAGCAAATGTTGAAAGCCTCTGTCCACGCTTACGGCGCTGCGCGCTTGCAAGGTTGTGTACTAACCAAGTTAGATGAAACTGCCAGCATGGGTGAAGCCTTAGGGGTGGTTGCGCAAAATCGTTTGCCTGTGGTGTATACAACTGATGGTCAGGATATCCCTAAAAATATTGAAGTAGCGCGTGCGCATCAATTGGTGGCTAAGGCTGTGGCACTTTTGAAAACCAACCCGGCTTCGGCGGTTTCTTAA